A genomic region of Paroedura picta isolate Pp20150507F chromosome 4, Ppicta_v3.0, whole genome shotgun sequence contains the following coding sequences:
- the LHFPL5 gene encoding LHFPL tetraspan subfamily member 5 protein isoform X2, which translates to MAKMLPAQEAAKIYHTNYVRNARAMGVLWALFTLCFAVMMMVTFIQPYWIGDSIDTPQAGYFGLYSYCIGNALTGELICKGSPLDFGTIPSSAFKSAMFFVGISTFLIIGCIICFSMFFFCNAATVYKVCAWMQLAAATGLAIGCMLYPDGWDSPEVKRMCGEKTEKYTLGVCTVRWAYILCIIGILDALILSFLAFVLGNRQDNLLPSDFQVDNKEGLE; encoded by the exons ATGGCGAAGATGCTCCCAGCACAGGAAGCGGCAAAAATCTACCACACTAACTATGTGAGGAATGCCCGGGCCATGGGGGTCCTGTGGGCACTCTTTACCCTTTGCTTTGCCGTGATGATGATGGTGACTTTCATCCAGCCGTATTGGATTGGAGACAGCATTGATACACCACAGGCTGGCTATTTTGGCCTTTACTCCTATTGCATTGGCAATGCCCTTACAGGAGAGCTCATCTGCAAAGGTAGCCCTCTGGACTTTGGCACCATCCCCTCGAGTGCCTTCAAATCAGCTATGTTCTTTGTGGGTATCTCCACATTCCTTATCATTGGCTGCATCATCTGTTTCAGCATGTTTTTCTTCTGTAATGCAGCCACTGTCTACAAGGTGTGTGCCTGGATGCAGCTGGCAGCAG CTACAGGTTTGGCAATAGGTTGCATGCTTTACCCAGATGGCTGGGACTCCCCAGAAGTAAAACGCATGTGTGGTGAGAAGACTGAGAAATACACACTAGGTGTGTGCACAGTGCGTTGGGCATACATCCTTTGCATCATTGGGATCCTCGACGCCCTCATCCTCTCTTTCTTGGCATTTGTGTTAGGCAACCGGCAAGACAATCTCCTTCCATCCGATTTCCAAGTTGATAACAAAG
- the LHFPL5 gene encoding LHFPL tetraspan subfamily member 5 protein isoform X1, whose product MAKMLPAQEAAKIYHTNYVRNARAMGVLWALFTLCFAVMMMVTFIQPYWIGDSIDTPQAGYFGLYSYCIGNALTGELICKGSPLDFGTIPSSAFKSAMFFVGISTFLIIGCIICFSMFFFCNAATVYKVCAWMQLAAATGLAIGCMLYPDGWDSPEVKRMCGEKTEKYTLGVCTVRWAYILCIIGILDALILSFLAFVLGNRQDNLLPSDFQVDNKGNSHLCMKPSFLCPTIRSRYQSTRHGSENSKDCEREVGHDFSLHCQKCITVQNSFQFL is encoded by the exons ATGGCGAAGATGCTCCCAGCACAGGAAGCGGCAAAAATCTACCACACTAACTATGTGAGGAATGCCCGGGCCATGGGGGTCCTGTGGGCACTCTTTACCCTTTGCTTTGCCGTGATGATGATGGTGACTTTCATCCAGCCGTATTGGATTGGAGACAGCATTGATACACCACAGGCTGGCTATTTTGGCCTTTACTCCTATTGCATTGGCAATGCCCTTACAGGAGAGCTCATCTGCAAAGGTAGCCCTCTGGACTTTGGCACCATCCCCTCGAGTGCCTTCAAATCAGCTATGTTCTTTGTGGGTATCTCCACATTCCTTATCATTGGCTGCATCATCTGTTTCAGCATGTTTTTCTTCTGTAATGCAGCCACTGTCTACAAGGTGTGTGCCTGGATGCAGCTGGCAGCAG CTACAGGTTTGGCAATAGGTTGCATGCTTTACCCAGATGGCTGGGACTCCCCAGAAGTAAAACGCATGTGTGGTGAGAAGACTGAGAAATACACACTAGGTGTGTGCACAGTGCGTTGGGCATACATCCTTTGCATCATTGGGATCCTCGACGCCCTCATCCTCTCTTTCTTGGCATTTGTGTTAGGCAACCGGCAAGACAATCTCCTTCCATCCGATTTCCAAGTTGATAACAAAGGTAATTCTCATTTGTGCATGAAACCTTCCTTTCTCTGTCCTACCATAAGGTCCAGGTATCAGAGTACTAGACATGGCAGTGAGAACAGCAAGGACTGTGAAAGAGAAGTGGGGCATGATTTCTCATTGCACTGTCAGAAATGCATTACAGTCCAAAACAGCTTTCAGTTCTTATAA